One Thermoanaerobaculum aquaticum genomic window, TTTCCGCCCAACCGCACCTGGTGCGAGCCACCGGCCCAGCGTTATGCGTGGGATGCCATCAGGATGTGGGAAAGAAGCTGCAAGCCAAGACCCCGCACCCCCCGGCGCAGGAAGACTGCCTCACCTGCCACCAACCCCACCAGGCCGACCGTTCCGGCTTGCTGCAGGCTCCAGTCAATGAACTTTGCGGCAACTGCCATGACGGAAGCGACAAGGGTTTCGCGGCCAAGCACCTGCAAGCCAAAGGGGACAAGCTGGCGTGCGTGGGCTGCCACGACCCCCACGGCAGCCAAGGGGTGCACCTGCTGGCGGAAGGTTCCTCTCACCCGCCCTTTGCGGAGGGGAGCTGCGATGCCTGCCACGAGGGCAGCGCTCAAAAGGTCATGGAAGGCGGCAGCCGGAAGCTGTGCTTTGCCTGCCATTCGGACATGGAAGAAAACCTGGCCAAGGGGGATGTGCACGGGGCGGTGGAAGCCGGCGAGTGCGTGGCCTGTCATTCCCCCCACGCCTCGCGGCAATCTAGCCTCCTGAAAGCCACGCCCGCTTCGGTGTGCGGTGAGTGCCACCCCGATCAGCTGCCCGGACCGGGAGAAACCGCCCACGGCGTCATCAAAGTTCTGGGCTGCCAGGCCTGCCACCAGCCCCATCAGGGCAAGGACAAGCTCCTGCGGAAAGAAGGACCCGAGCTCTGCACCGCCTGCCATGTGGCCAAGGCCACGTCGGAGCTGCAGGTGACGCTGTTTGGCAAGTTCACGGTTCCTCGCGAGCAGTGGAGCCAATGGGCGCGGCTGCGGCTTACCCCCGACGGCACCCGCAACCACCCCGTGACCGGCCACCGGGTCTTGGGCACCCCCACCGCCGCCGGGCGCAACAAAAGCAGCTTTACCGGCGAGCTTTCCTGCCTGACCTGCCATGACCCCCACAAGGGTCAAGGTCGGGCGCTCGCCCGCCAGGGGCAGGATGGCAAGCCGGTTACCTGCGAAACCTGCCACGCCAAATGAGGGTGAACATGAAAGCCTGTTTTTTGTTGTGGGTCGCGGTTCTTTCCGCCTGTGCTTCTGCCCCTAAACAGGCCAAGACAGAGGCCGATCCCTATGCCCGCTACGTCTGGCCCCCACCACCCGATGAAGCCAAGATCCGCCTGGTGACGATCCTTTCCGGGCGCGCCGATGTGGAAGCCGAAAGCAAATGGAAAAGAGCCCTCATTGGCGCCTCCCCCCACGCGGTTTTTGACTTCCTGCGCAAGCCCTTTGCCGCGTTGTTCGATGCTCAAGGTCGCCTGTGGGTTTCAGACCCCGGCCTGCACGCGCTGGTGCGGTTTGATCAGCAAAACCGCCGCTACGACGTGTTTGGCACCACCGGCAGCTTGCGTTTGAAGACGCCCCTGGGCTTGGGGCTGGGACCCGACGGCACGGTGTACGTGGCCGACGCGGATCTCAAGCGGGTTTTGGCCTATGGGCCGGAGGGGGAACTGAAGACCGCGTACGGCAAACCCGGGGAGTTGGAAAACCCCACCGATGCCGCGGTTTCCCCGGACGGCAAAAAGCTCTACGTCACCGACTCCAAAGCCCATCGCGTGGTGATCTTCGAGGCAGCGACCGGCAAAGTGGTGGGAAGCTTTGGGGAAAGGGGCTCCGGGGAAGGCCAGTTCAGCTTCCCCTCGG contains:
- a CDS encoding cytochrome c3 family protein, coding for MAVRRWLLGIFPQVLLLTSVALPVLAKQHPSLVNPETTRCSTCHQLFPPSAQAHPPAEKKCLTCHRFTKEGEKTQVALAASQPDLCLSCHKGLSKPASLTLTGAHPPVGDQCTSCHEPHASTEKHLLSQGPPKLCLSCHGERDVQDKHPLPVLASSCVGCHAPHGSDVKGMLLGQVLHPPFAEKTCQACHRKGLGSKVLMQKTGAALCFACHSQQEKTWSSGTVHGAVQKGQCTACHNPHLSAQPHLVRATGPALCVGCHQDVGKKLQAKTPHPPAQEDCLTCHQPHQADRSGLLQAPVNELCGNCHDGSDKGFAAKHLQAKGDKLACVGCHDPHGSQGVHLLAEGSSHPPFAEGSCDACHEGSAQKVMEGGSRKLCFACHSDMEENLAKGDVHGAVEAGECVACHSPHASRQSSLLKATPASVCGECHPDQLPGPGETAHGVIKVLGCQACHQPHQGKDKLLRKEGPELCTACHVAKATSELQVTLFGKFTVPREQWSQWARLRLTPDGTRNHPVTGHRVLGTPTAAGRNKSSFTGELSCLTCHDPHKGQGRALARQGQDGKPVTCETCHAK
- a CDS encoding SMP-30/gluconolactonase/LRE family protein, which gives rise to MKACFLLWVAVLSACASAPKQAKTEADPYARYVWPPPPDEAKIRLVTILSGRADVEAESKWKRALIGASPHAVFDFLRKPFAALFDAQGRLWVSDPGLHALVRFDQQNRRYDVFGTTGSLRLKTPLGLGLGPDGTVYVADADLKRVLAYGPEGELKTAYGKPGELENPTDAAVSPDGKKLYVTDSKAHRVVIFEAATGKVVGSFGERGSGEGQFSFPSALCFDAEGHLFVVDQINARVQVFDSDGTFLQVIGGLGVGFGNFVRPKDVAVDNQGRLYVSDAAFNNVQIFDRELRLLTFVGETGEQPGQFRIASGIAVRPGEFAVVDQLGRRVQLFRYLPTTGE